The Zeugodacus cucurbitae isolate PBARC_wt_2022May chromosome 4, idZeuCucr1.2, whole genome shotgun sequence genome includes the window CGAACGTAGTGCCGACCAGTGGCGTCGAGTAGCTGACCACCGGAGCGACGATGCTTGGCTTAGCGGCCGCCAAAGCGAAAAGCGCGAAACAACAGAGGGCAAACTACAGAGAGAGagttgaaagtgaaaaagtttaaattcagTTAGTGAGTTCGTCCTTTCTCATGCAGGAGTGAGTGAGCACCAAATCCACTTACGTATTTGAACATGTTTTCCTTTACGATTACGTTTTAACGGTGCGTGCTGCGTGAGCTTAAGTTTAATATTGTGGTGCACAAATGAGACTATTTAATCATGGCAGATGCTACAAGCTTTTATACTCACGCACGAATTCTGCCCACCATTTGCAGCTTCCATTCTAGTCTATGCTTCCATTCTAGTATGTGTGCTAAGCAAAATAGGCTCGGTGGTAGCCCGGCGGCTAAACACTTCAACCTCCGCCACACGGTAGCCGGCTGTGCGCTAATGGCCACGTTAAGTGCTCATTACTGTCactgacaacaaaaaaaaaaacacattaactacacacacacatacaccggTGGATGGATGGGTAAATAGTTTTTTGCTTTCGCTTTTTTCCAATCGCTTTTTGCATCACTCTTGGCTGTCCATGGCACGTCGTCCGTGGTTGGGCCGTGTATCGGGCCCATTGCGTGCAGACGCTGCCGTAGTTGCTGGCGCGTTAGTTAGTTACTTCGACGCAATAAGTAAGGTAGGCTTTGTGCGCGCGTGTGTGCGGCGcagatatttttggtttgtgccACACAGCGACGCGGTGTGCACGGCATACTAATTCCCACACATGACTTTGGGGTTATTTTCATCAGATTGCTAAGTTTGTACTTTTGCTTTTATTCGCTtcttcgctgttgttgttattgttgttgttgttgttgtattgtgttTGTAATGCTGCCCATTCATTCATGTTCATAGACACATAATAACGATCTCGACATGCCTCTTTCCATGCATTTCCATTTCAAATTGCTGCTAACATTCTTCGGCTTTGTTCTCAAATCATGCAATAACTCAATTATGACACCCGACAACAGCCGGATTTACGAATTCTCAACTCATACAGTGCTAcatttgtgtgagtgtgtatgtattttaatttcacataaacagagttttacatttatttgtacTTGTAAAGTCGTCGATTTGAGGAAGGTCAGGTAGTAGAACTTAAGTTCGAAATCCGCATTTGTATTGACGTTGAGTTGCCTCACGTGCGCGCACCTATTTCCGAATCGGACGCCCTTATTGGtgggtataaatatttatttgtgaaatGCCGTTTTGGTTATTGCTTCGGATCTATCGTCCAAATCGTGATATTGTAAACGCATTCGGAATAATAATGTTTCTTTAAGTGTTTGCATGAAAACGAATTTGGTGTAAGACATGTATGAGTGAATCATCCGCTGAATACTCTGAGGGTCATcgatattgtatatacatatttacaattttttaagttgAACGAACTGCCGAACCCCTTGGTAGGtctcaataaaattattatgctttaaatgtaaaaaacaaaattgtttgcttaTACGGAAGTGTGCAACGATAGAATTGTTTAGGCAATCAAAAAACCCCAATGAAATGCGTTCTCACCCCATAGAGGTCactttagaatttaaaattgttaggACTTAGAATTAAAAAGCCGCCGTTTAGAACTCTAAGAACTCCGTTTAGAATTCttataaaaagcttaaaaaagcttTTGAATTGAAAGTACTGTAATTGTCATATGCTTGCACTaccaaagtattttttaattggtGAGCACAATAATGCTTTTATGTCCCGTCGTTAATAGtcactaaaaattaagattCCAATTTTACCATTTCCATCAttgtaaatagaaaataatgccACAAAAGTGACAGGCGGTCAGTGAATCTCAAGCGAATAGCAAGtgcagaaaataataatacgaaaaatacacacaaagcATACGTTCAAACTTTGCATTGGCCTCTGCCTCTTATGGGGCGGCATGCGTTTGTCACCCACACACGCCTTGGACATTGAAATGCTTAACCGCTTTGGCACCTACAATTCGTACTCGcactaaaattgtatttaaacccGATCAATCAACCAATTTGACATCAGTTACTTTTTGCTCGACAACAACTACCAAACaatcaaaatgttcaaatacgtAAGCAAAATTAGttggtgaaaattaaattaaaaaatttcttcgaattaaaattgttatttctAATAATCGCTTTATAAACCCTCCTCACAGTTCGCTCTTGTTTTCGTCGCACTCTTCGCCTTCGCTGCTGCTGAGCCCAAACCCGCTGTGTTAGCTGCTCCATTGGCCTACTCCGCCCCATTGGTCACTTCCCCTTATACGGCGGCCTATGCTGCACCATATGCCGCTTACGCTTCACCCTACGCCGCTCCCTATGCAGCCTATGCTTCACCCTACGCCTACTCCGCTTACCCATACAACGCCGCCTATGTGCTCCGCAAGTAAACGGAATATCACAGCTGAAAACCTGATCTATTTGATGAAGTGAAAGGACAATTGATTTGGATATGAATTCTTcggaattgaaaaaataaaacaaacgatttaaaacaaaaaaaaaactgtttatttgtattactaGTTCAAATAACGAAATCATAATTAGTAGTTGTTGAAAGACAGTCAAAtagtttataaacaaaattgcaaattgGTTCATAGAAGCCTTTTCATTAGTCTATGAAATGGTACCAGAAAAGTAAACATAGAGTTGAAACTAATACTTTTGATAAACTAATACTATTTGTGAGAAttcataaaaatcatatatcatatttcatattttggaaTAATATTCTTATTAACTACTTCTTTAGATGATATTGTTTTCCAGGTCAAaatccatttgtgttttcaaaagaatttttaatattctggTAATGTCACGAAGATCAAACGAGTGTGAGAATTTCAAACATGAAATACCTCACAAAATCCATCAGATTTTTAGAGACCCTTAACACTACGTTTATTCCTTAAATTCGCTTGCCCTTTTTTGCTGAATAGGCGGCAACATACCAAGTTGAAGTGTACATCTACACAGAATGACAACGTAagaagacatatatatatacatatgggaTATGAATTAcccaaataaatgtaataaaaattatagtttaaGGTCTTACGAGTATATAGAAATTAGTTCCAGCAGTTTGTACTTATACACTTTCGAATGCTTCAGTCGTCCACTTCTCTGCAGCTTTTATGTGAAATACAATCCTGAATCCACGAAATATAGGACATAATCAAATatctgttttcttttttgtcaaTTCTTGTCCAGAATTTGGGTACTATACTGGTTTTAGAAAGTGTAGCTATGAGTACAATCGGCTGATAAGTAAATGCTCAACAATATGTAGATGTTTGCTTTGTACCTTTTAAAAGGTTATTGGCTCGCCAGAAACAACATAACCAATACCAACAATGGAAATCCAAAATGAGagcatatttttttagatcgaAGCCATATTATTTACAAGGTTGTTCAATTACGTGTTGAAGTTGGCTGCGCAATAGAATCCAATAGAACCCCATCGTACAATTGAATAGAAGGACGTCAATACTTGCaccatttaatacaaattattaattaattcaattaattaaggggttacatgggttttgcagcgtaaaaaatggcctattttcaatatttttttctatgtaaaaaaattatttatttaattcaaacttttttctgtcttatagatatatatttaaagagaaatttctgaaattttcaaaaaaaaattaaaactcctccattgtgacgtcatttccatGACCCCTCGgtaaaaaggtgcgtccgcgttgtcagcataactcctgacggGATCATCCAAAttgaaaaaacacaaataagtgttttaggtacgACCATAaattcgtgcttgaacgaagaaagacaaaaaaagtaaaaattgacattttccaaaaaaaaaataaaaatttcggtaaaatttccttgacatattgttttttttttttttttaaatagttgtaattgaaaaaaataaaatccttcgttcaagcacgagtaaattgtatctcgaacacctgtgcaaagtttgatcaagatcggttgagtagttttcgagaaaatttgacaaccgattttgaaaacacggttccgagaaaaacgcctttaaagttttgagtaacaataatacctgacttggagcgtacaccttccaaaggctgtatctccgaaactactattcggatcgacttgaaaatttaggataatattctttaGTTGTTGTAGatattaataagccaaaaaacaaaaaaagattttttgattttttgaacgAAATCCATGTGAACCAAGGATCAATCACTAATAATCGGAAAATGGATATTATGGTTGTAACTTCATTATACATTGGGATTGAGGTGTCCCGTATTATTCCCATTATGTTATCGagaacaattttcaaatttactccCTGAAATACTTATGAAAATATCGTTTGGATATATGAATAAACAACCGGaagaatttcaattattttcctaGAGCAAATCGACTTCaatgaaatagaaaaacaaactcaaatcattttcgtttttagttttccatatatttattttttttctcgtAACATTTTCAGCAACAATTTGTCTATCGACAGCATATTCAGTCGTTTTCAGCCTTTTTTAATATTCGCTCAAACACTCAGTCTCCAGTTTACTTGCGGAGCACATAGGCGGAGCTGTAGGGATAAGCGGAGTAGGCAGCATAGGGTGAAGCGTAGGCCGCATAGGGAGCGGCGTAGGGTGAAGCGTAAGCGGCATATGGGGCAGCATAGGCCGCCGCATAAGGGGAAGCGACCAATGGGGCGGAGTAGGTCAATGGAGCAGCTAACACAGCGGGTTTGGGCTCGGCAGCAGCGAAGGCGAAGAGGGCGACGAAAACGAGAGCGAACTGTAAGTAGATGAAGTAATTAATAAAGGATTATTGAATTGTGTCACAAagtccacatatgtatgtatggatttgTGAGATTGGACGGATTCCAGAACTATAGAACTATTGAATATGAAATTCACTTacgtatttgaacattttgattgttttgttgtttggtgGTTGTTTTACTGTTGTAGAGCAAAATGTAACTGATGAATAATTTGGTGTAGACTCtagcttaaatacaatttctgaATACAGCGACTGTATATTGAAggtaaataaagggtgattttttaagagcttgataacgcataaaatttgcaaaatctcatcggttctttatttgaaacgttagattggttcatgacatttactttttgaagataatttcatttaaatgttgaccgcggctgcgtcttaggtggtccattcggaaagtccaattttgggcaactttttcgagcatttcggccggaatagcccgaatttcttcggaaatgttgtcttccaaagctggaatagttgctggcttatttctgtagactttagacttgacgtagccccacaaaaaatagtctaaaggcgttaaatcgcatgatcttggtggccaacttacgggtccatttcttgagatgaattgttctccgaagttttccctcaaaatggccataaaatcgcgagctgtgtggcatgtagcgccatcttgttgaaaccacatgtcaaccaagttcagttcttccatttttggcaacaaaaagtttgttagcatcgaacgatagcgatcgccattcaccgtaacgttgcgtccaacagcatctttgaaaaaatacggtccaatgattccaccagcgtacaaaccacaccaaacagtgcatttttcgggatgcatgggcagttcttgaacggcttctggttgctcttcaccccaaatgcggcaattttgcttatttacgtagccattcaaccagaaatgagcctcatcgctgaacaaaatttgtcgataaaaaagcggatttcacatttcgaaccgaacactgattttggtaataaaattcaatgatttgcaagcgttgctcgttagtaagtctattcatgatgaaatgtcaaagcatactgagcatctttctctttgacaccatgtctgaaatcccacgtgatctgtcaaatactaatgcatgaaaatcctaacctcaaaaaaatcacccgttatatacaaTAAATGAGTGTAAGTGCCAACAATTCATTGACTTGTGCTCGTGCCGAATTGGGTGGGTGAGCGAACCGAGCGAAAAAGGTGACATTACTGACCTATACACGTACGAGTACTTGGCTCGTCGAATTGGTAAATGCTAATTGGCAATTTTTGCACTAACAAGTGTGTGTCGATGTAAGCCTAGATGTCGCATGCAGGCAACACCAAATAAATGTGAACTGATGTATTGGAGGTCAAGGGACACTAAAATGGGAAGTAGAGGTGGAAtttgattatattaaaaattcataattataattataattacatgCAAACAGCAaggataaatgaaataattgatcAAAGTA containing:
- the LOC105211579 gene encoding neuropeptide-like 4; this encodes MFKYFALVFVALFAFAAAEPKPAVLAAPLAYSAPLVTSPYTAAYAAPYAAYASPYAAPYAAYASPYAYSAYPYNAAYVLRK
- the LOC105214868 gene encoding neuropeptide-like 4; the encoded protein is MFKYFALVFVALFAFAAAEPKPAVLAAPLTYSAPLVASPYAAAYAAPYAAYASPYAAPYAAYASPYAAYSAYPYSSAYVLRK